The following coding sequences are from one Leptolyngbya sp. NIES-3755 window:
- a CDS encoding septum formation protein Maf (similar to AA sequence:cyanobase_aa:LBDG_01120) — MVPFVLASASPARKRLLDMAGISVMVYPSDFDESQIQIDDPSKLVQVLAEGKARSTMKMLVDRQSELPPGFFSTSPGLILGCDSILWIDGEIHGKPKDPTEAIARWKKMRGNVGELYTGHAFIQPYTTEQGALMPYPPLVRTQMTRVYFADISDRQIEAYIATKEPLSCAGCFALEGRGGLFVDKIEGCHTNVIGLSLPLLRQMLAELGYDVTDFWQGN, encoded by the coding sequence ATGGTTCCCTTCGTGCTGGCATCGGCTTCTCCCGCTCGTAAGCGTCTCTTAGACATGGCGGGAATTTCTGTGATGGTGTATCCGAGCGATTTTGATGAGTCGCAGATTCAGATTGATGATCCATCGAAATTGGTGCAGGTTCTAGCCGAAGGGAAAGCCCGATCGACAATGAAAATGTTGGTCGATCGACAGTCCGAATTGCCGCCTGGATTTTTCTCAACATCACCAGGCTTGATTCTGGGCTGTGATTCGATTTTGTGGATTGATGGTGAAATTCACGGCAAGCCGAAAGATCCGACTGAAGCGATCGCACGTTGGAAAAAAATGCGCGGTAATGTGGGCGAATTGTATACGGGTCATGCGTTTATTCAACCCTATACAACCGAGCAAGGCGCATTGATGCCTTATCCGCCATTGGTGAGAACTCAGATGACGCGGGTTTATTTTGCGGACATTAGCGATCGACAAATCGAGGCGTATATTGCGACAAAAGAACCGTTAAGCTGTGCAGGCTGTTTTGCGCTTGAAGGTCGAGGCGGATTGTTTGTAGACAAAATCGAGGGCTGTCACACGAACGTGATCGGCTTGAGTCTGCCCTTACTCCGTCAGATGTTGGCAGAATTGGGATACGATGTCACGGATTTTTGGCAAGGGAACTAA
- a CDS encoding hypothetical protein (hypothetical protein FJSC11DRAFT_2619;~similar to AA sequence:cyanobase_aa:LBDG_01150), whose amino-acid sequence MSVSVNVMQLNSPPAPIPPSTPIILDSLPDPPVPEGVCPRRTRMQIDLLLLAIEALDLAGSEAILAVASDFDLRGVLKNRVSLWRMRSTNPFRRHAQRRPLTLVEAKALVLVTCYLARRLTVLIRQLLLAYQQLSEKNLSPDHHFRLSEYLERFRAHYRSRMNPKRAGVLAYSSDEKLNELALDLLEQLLFCTGTSGVQRLWISLFDGEVQ is encoded by the coding sequence ATGAGTGTCTCCGTGAATGTAATGCAGTTGAATAGCCCACCTGCTCCGATCCCTCCCTCGACTCCGATTATTTTGGACAGTTTGCCCGATCCTCCTGTCCCTGAAGGCGTGTGTCCGCGTCGTACCCGGATGCAGATCGATCTGCTGTTATTGGCGATCGAAGCGCTCGATTTGGCTGGATCTGAGGCAATTTTGGCAGTGGCATCGGATTTTGATTTACGCGGAGTCCTCAAGAATCGCGTTTCATTGTGGCGAATGCGATCGACGAATCCGTTCCGCCGTCATGCTCAACGTCGTCCTTTGACGCTGGTGGAAGCGAAAGCGCTCGTTCTCGTGACTTGCTATTTGGCGCGTCGGTTAACAGTGCTGATTCGGCAACTCTTACTCGCATATCAGCAACTTAGCGAAAAGAATTTGTCACCAGATCATCATTTTCGCCTTTCAGAATATTTAGAAAGATTTCGGGCGCACTATCGCAGCCGAATGAATCCGAAACGGGCAGGAGTACTGGCGTACAGTTCGGATGAAAAATTGAACGAACTGGCGCTCGATTTGTTAGAACAGCTTTTATTTTGTACGGGAACTTCTGGCGTACAGCGGCTCTGGATTAGTTTGTTTGATGGGGAAGTGCAATGA
- a CDS encoding hypothetical protein (similar to AA sequence:cyanobase_aa:LBDG_38340) — protein MKPRFATIETWQQADLLMQPAFIRLIDNLRKQLDTSTWRGSYRDVQVWADDIPDETKVTVLQLQQQLETVPPEQAAEIQQTLSHLPAPYPGYELCLEKNDRQINIDLWALCYQICFRSTDGEWSDDFPVEVDTSLFDETGDVDWNLLEDKTKQIVEQVFASLPSE, from the coding sequence ATGAAGCCGAGATTTGCAACGATCGAAACCTGGCAACAGGCAGACCTTCTGATGCAGCCTGCCTTTATTCGCCTAATTGACAACTTACGCAAACAGCTTGATACTTCCACCTGGCGCGGCAGCTATCGCGATGTTCAGGTTTGGGCAGACGACATTCCTGACGAAACAAAAGTAACCGTTCTACAACTCCAGCAGCAACTCGAAACGGTTCCACCAGAACAAGCCGCAGAAATTCAGCAAACGCTTTCCCATTTACCTGCGCCTTATCCAGGTTATGAACTGTGTTTGGAAAAGAACGATCGACAAATTAACATCGATTTATGGGCACTGTGCTATCAGATTTGTTTTCGGTCAACCGACGGTGAATGGAGTGACGATTTTCCGGTCGAGGTCGATACAAGCTTATTCGATGAAACAGGGGATGTGGACTGGAATCTTTTAGAAGATAAAACAAAGCAAATTGTCGAGCAAGTCTTCGCGAGTTTGCCTTCAGAATAG
- a CDS encoding integrase family protein (similar to AA sequence:cyanobase_aa:LBDG_A0490), whose product MVRAKKGSVSISNVDGCLRLRWNYFDELGRQKRFTISAGAVSETNRKAAERLARQIELDIASGNYDYSLKKYKQGLDRPESITVEALFERYINTVIDSDRTSSVDRYKTIRNHFAKFQRSITADGCTEKKAIAFMRYLQNCGQSGETVNMNLTCIRAVWVWAIKKGLVHVNPWLDLKVDVEPREQAKPFTIDEISKILKSFQGGFYESFVRFMLGVGCRIGEAVALDWNAVNDDCSEVFIKQAYNLRSRKIKSTKTGKTRYVPVSSKIQALLQELRKSATSDIVFPSPKGGRIDRANFRKRYWKPTLEKLGIEYRSPYNTRHTRWSHEIASGNLDIATAAQYAGNRPRTMLDRYYGATKRPKLSDFD is encoded by the coding sequence ATGGTAAGAGCGAAAAAAGGAAGCGTTTCAATTTCAAATGTAGACGGGTGTTTACGTTTGCGATGGAATTATTTTGATGAATTGGGTAGACAGAAGCGCTTTACGATTTCCGCTGGTGCGGTGAGTGAAACTAATCGAAAGGCTGCCGAAAGGCTTGCACGTCAGATTGAGCTTGATATTGCCAGCGGAAATTACGATTATTCCCTTAAAAAATATAAGCAAGGGTTGGATCGTCCTGAGTCGATTACGGTAGAGGCTTTATTTGAGCGCTACATCAATACCGTAATCGACTCTGACCGAACAAGTTCGGTAGATCGATATAAAACCATTCGTAACCATTTCGCAAAGTTTCAACGCTCAATCACAGCGGACGGATGTACCGAAAAGAAAGCGATCGCGTTTATGCGATATCTACAAAACTGTGGGCAAAGTGGCGAAACTGTAAATATGAACCTTACCTGCATTCGTGCGGTCTGGGTATGGGCAATCAAAAAGGGATTGGTTCATGTTAATCCGTGGCTTGATTTGAAAGTTGACGTAGAACCTAGAGAACAAGCCAAGCCATTCACGATCGATGAAATCAGCAAGATTCTAAAATCCTTCCAAGGTGGCTTCTATGAGAGCTTTGTGCGCTTCATGTTGGGTGTTGGATGCCGTATTGGTGAAGCAGTAGCACTTGATTGGAACGCAGTAAATGATGACTGTTCAGAAGTTTTCATTAAGCAAGCCTACAATCTACGATCGCGTAAAATCAAAAGCACAAAGACGGGTAAGACTCGTTATGTTCCTGTTAGCTCGAAAATTCAAGCATTACTGCAAGAACTGAGAAAAAGTGCTACTTCAGATATTGTTTTCCCTTCACCTAAAGGTGGACGCATCGATCGCGCTAATTTTCGTAAGCGTTACTGGAAACCGACATTAGAAAAGCTTGGTATTGAATACAGAAGCCCCTATAACACCCGTCACACTCGATGGAGCCATGAGATAGCCAGTGGAAATCTAGACATCGCTACCGCTGCCCAGTATGCAGGTAACAGACCTCGTACAATGCTTGATCGATATTACGGTGCAACCAAAAGACCAAAACTTTCAGATTTTGATTGA
- a CDS encoding hypothetical protein (similar to AA sequence:cyanobase_aa:PCC7424_2884), protein MTTKEQIIEELDQLPEERLTEVLELIRQLKPTETNMRDEVWAAFQESLKENDGLYRRLADA, encoded by the coding sequence ATGACGACCAAAGAACAGATTATTGAAGAACTCGATCAACTTCCTGAAGAGCGATTAACCGAAGTGTTGGAATTGATTCGCCAGTTAAAACCGACTGAAACGAATATGCGCGATGAAGTTTGGGCGGCTTTCCAGGAGTCCTTAAAGGAGAATGACGGTCTTTATCGTCGCCTTGCCGATGCCTAA
- a CDS encoding methionyl-tRNA formyltransferase (similar to AA sequence:cyanobase_aa:LBDG_38330) gives MKIVFFGTPQFAVPTLEAVLNVPEMEVLAVVTQPDKRRGRGNELSPSPVKEIALSHQIPVWQPKSVKKDLETLEKLRSLNADFFVVIAYGQILSQEILDMPKFGCINVHGSILPKYRGAAPIQWCLYHGENETGITTMLMDAGMDTGAMLLKATTAIEPFDTAQDLAIRLSTIGADLLIETLQKFTELESIPQNNDEATYAPLIKKPDYELDWSRSAIELHNQIRGFYPNCTTVFRGGALKVLKTIPLESGFVSEELKEIEFESRSPGEVVSVIKNWGAVIQTGSGGLLLSEVQLAGKRPQSGWDFANGTRIAIAEKLSL, from the coding sequence ATGAAAATTGTCTTTTTTGGAACGCCACAATTCGCTGTGCCGACGTTGGAAGCAGTGTTAAATGTGCCAGAGATGGAAGTACTGGCGGTGGTGACGCAACCGGATAAGCGGCGAGGAAGGGGGAATGAGTTGTCTCCGTCTCCGGTGAAGGAGATTGCACTGTCGCACCAAATTCCAGTCTGGCAGCCGAAGAGCGTGAAGAAAGATTTGGAGACCCTAGAGAAACTACGATCGCTCAATGCCGATTTTTTCGTGGTCATCGCCTACGGGCAGATCTTGTCTCAAGAAATTCTCGATATGCCTAAATTCGGCTGCATCAATGTTCACGGCTCGATTTTGCCGAAGTATCGGGGGGCGGCTCCGATTCAGTGGTGTCTTTATCACGGGGAAAACGAGACTGGAATTACAACGATGCTCATGGATGCGGGAATGGATACCGGGGCAATGTTGTTGAAAGCGACGACAGCGATCGAGCCTTTCGATACGGCTCAAGATTTGGCAATTCGATTAAGTACGATCGGGGCAGATTTACTCATCGAAACCTTGCAGAAATTCACTGAACTTGAGTCAATTCCACAGAATAACGATGAAGCCACTTATGCACCATTGATCAAAAAACCAGATTATGAATTGGATTGGTCACGCAGCGCGATCGAGCTTCACAACCAGATTCGCGGTTTTTATCCCAACTGCACGACTGTGTTTCGAGGTGGAGCGCTGAAGGTTTTGAAAACGATTCCGCTCGAATCCGGTTTTGTGTCAGAAGAACTAAAGGAGATTGAATTTGAATCAAGATCGCCGGGTGAAGTGGTCAGCGTGATTAAAAACTGGGGAGCGGTGATTCAAACCGGGTCTGGTGGATTGCTGCTGAGTGAAGTTCAACTCGCAGGCAAGCGACCTCAATCCGGTTGGGATTTTGCCAACGGGACTAGAATCGCGATCGCAGAAAAATTATCCCTTTGA
- a CDS encoding MutS2 protein (similar to AA sequence:cyanobase_aa:LBDG_51000), protein MIQTETLELLEWSRLCQHLATFASTKLGTIALRSLKIPTTQSETEHLLAQTQEVYTLETQLTTALSFEGIEDIGDALERAALNGILSGLELLTIATTLSGARTLRRTIDNQNGFPILNGLVEELRTYPEIEQEIYRCINDDGKVSERASPKLAEIRSKQKQVRDRIYEMLQRTMQRQSNAVQEQVITQRDGRFVIPVKATHKDVISGIVHDVSMSGATLYVEPHPTVQLNNQLRQLLRQEQTEEEAVRRVLTEQVATAKDDLERLLAICTTLDLATARSRYSYWLKANPPRFTNDAIVLRQLRHPLLVWQQQQEQGRSVIPVDLVIQPQIRVVAITGPNTGGKTVTLKTMGLAMLMAKVGLFIPAREPVELPWFEQVLADIGDEQSLEQSLSTFSGHIRRISRIVEALETAENSLVLLDEVGAGTDPTEGTALAIALLNYLAENAKLSVATTHFGELKALKYEDDRFENASVEFDDVSLSPTYRLLWGIPGRSNALTIARRLGMKPEIIESAQTQVGGATEDVNQVIAGLESQRRAQETKAQEAAELLKQAERFYAEVSAKAASLRDRERDLQQAQERAVQDAIAQAKGEIAKVIRRLQQGNTTAQTAQQATDSLNQIAEKHLPSRQQPVKPKPGYRPQIGDRIRIPRLGQTAEVLDLAGEDELVVRFGLMKMTVSIDDIESLTGEKVTKPEPKPEPKPKSSAPAPQPAAPAPVIRTERNTFDIRGSRVSDAEIVLDKAISEAQTPIWIIHGHGTGKLRQGVHEFLKRHPRVQRFEMADRADGGTGVTIAYPI, encoded by the coding sequence TTGATCCAAACTGAGACTTTAGAACTATTAGAGTGGTCACGCCTGTGTCAACATTTGGCGACCTTTGCTTCAACAAAATTAGGAACGATCGCACTCCGATCGCTCAAAATTCCTACGACTCAATCTGAAACCGAACATCTCCTGGCTCAAACTCAGGAAGTCTACACCTTAGAAACGCAACTCACTACAGCATTGAGCTTTGAGGGCATTGAAGACATTGGAGATGCGCTAGAACGAGCTGCATTGAATGGGATTTTGTCGGGCTTAGAATTGTTGACGATCGCAACAACGCTTTCGGGTGCAAGAACGCTCAGACGCACGATCGATAACCAAAACGGATTCCCGATTCTCAACGGATTAGTAGAAGAACTGCGAACCTATCCTGAAATCGAGCAGGAAATTTATCGCTGTATTAATGATGATGGCAAGGTCAGTGAGCGGGCAAGTCCGAAGTTAGCGGAAATTCGATCGAAACAAAAACAAGTTCGCGATCGTATTTATGAAATGCTCCAGCGCACAATGCAGCGTCAATCGAATGCCGTTCAAGAACAAGTGATCACTCAGCGCGACGGACGTTTTGTGATTCCAGTGAAGGCAACGCATAAAGATGTGATTTCTGGCATTGTGCATGATGTGTCGATGAGTGGAGCTACGCTTTATGTTGAGCCGCACCCAACAGTGCAATTGAACAATCAGTTGAGACAGTTACTCCGACAAGAACAAACCGAAGAAGAAGCGGTTCGGAGGGTGTTAACAGAACAAGTTGCCACTGCTAAAGATGATTTGGAACGATTGTTAGCCATTTGTACGACATTAGATTTGGCGACGGCTCGATCGAGATATAGCTATTGGCTGAAAGCGAATCCGCCTCGGTTTACCAATGATGCGATCGTGCTTCGTCAGTTGCGCCATCCTTTACTGGTTTGGCAACAGCAACAAGAACAAGGTCGATCGGTGATTCCTGTCGATTTAGTGATTCAGCCGCAGATTCGAGTCGTTGCAATTACAGGACCCAACACAGGCGGAAAAACCGTCACGCTCAAAACAATGGGCTTAGCGATGTTAATGGCGAAAGTCGGTTTATTCATCCCTGCCCGTGAGCCTGTTGAACTGCCTTGGTTTGAGCAAGTTCTAGCCGATATCGGAGATGAGCAATCTTTAGAACAAAGCCTTTCCACGTTTTCGGGTCACATTCGTCGGATTAGTCGGATTGTCGAAGCATTGGAAACAGCAGAAAATTCGCTTGTTTTATTGGATGAAGTTGGAGCGGGAACTGATCCGACTGAGGGAACTGCACTCGCGATCGCACTTCTAAACTACCTTGCAGAGAACGCTAAATTGTCAGTTGCAACGACTCACTTTGGCGAATTAAAAGCGCTGAAATACGAAGACGATCGCTTTGAAAATGCCTCGGTCGAATTCGATGACGTTTCACTCTCACCTACTTATCGATTGCTTTGGGGAATTCCAGGACGATCGAATGCGTTAACGATCGCACGTCGATTGGGAATGAAGCCCGAAATCATCGAAAGTGCTCAAACTCAAGTAGGAGGCGCAACTGAGGACGTAAACCAAGTGATTGCAGGATTGGAATCACAAAGACGCGCTCAGGAAACCAAGGCACAAGAAGCCGCAGAACTGTTAAAGCAAGCCGAACGATTCTATGCGGAAGTGTCTGCGAAAGCGGCAAGTTTGCGCGATCGAGAACGTGACTTACAACAGGCTCAAGAACGAGCGGTACAAGATGCGATCGCTCAAGCCAAAGGTGAAATTGCTAAAGTGATCCGCCGACTTCAACAAGGAAACACCACGGCTCAAACGGCTCAGCAAGCGACCGATTCGCTCAATCAAATTGCTGAGAAACATTTACCTTCGCGTCAACAGCCTGTTAAACCGAAACCGGGATATCGTCCGCAAATTGGCGATCGTATTCGGATTCCTCGACTCGGACAAACAGCGGAAGTTCTGGACTTAGCGGGCGAGGATGAACTTGTCGTGCGGTTTGGCTTGATGAAAATGACGGTCTCGATCGACGATATCGAATCGCTCACAGGCGAAAAGGTGACAAAACCAGAACCGAAGCCAGAACCGAAACCGAAATCATCCGCTCCCGCTCCTCAACCTGCGGCTCCTGCTCCAGTGATTCGGACGGAGCGGAATACGTTTGATATTCGCGGCAGTCGGGTTTCGGATGCTGAAATTGTTCTCGATAAAGCGATCTCAGAAGCGCAAACCCCGATTTGGATTATTCACGGACATGGAACCGGGAAATTGCGGCAAGGTGTTCACGAGTTTCTGAAGCGGCATCCGAGAGTTCAACGGTTTGAAATGGCAGATCGAGCGGATGGCGGAACTGGAGTGACGATCGCATATCCGATCTGA
- a CDS encoding hypothetical protein (hypothetical protein Aazo_2325;~similar to AA sequence:cyanobase_aa:LBDG_01160), whose amino-acid sequence MTNAMTMQRQYSLPNCTLILEGLSDTGSMGQVEIRPVMSLLINAECHLPGQEKPLVGGREFFESLVTAVSLYAQEFLSGIHLPRHTYSDRPSFTRLERLDRAHHRLIVEKDPNNANSEERSIDLTTVQLFDLVEAIDQFVADTQTLPYWSLNLSPVPKRYARSGEPLAKQVVPASIGVSGLALAAIAFFSMPTMRVKTPECLSPGAPDCPGVVSNNQSPGASPNPTPSPSPTTSPTAQASPSPTTSPDLAQVEAALNTAPAITDAAELKTLSDRLSDQIRQRWTNQSQVTEELAYRVGVARNGDVIGFKAETPAALDRARQTPLLDLLYIPATGSTPSSEPLAQYRVVFRPQGNFEVTPISSNSSVVPPSPGAIESSVASPSPSPVVSSSPNPAAIAVTGTELTDRATVEALQPKLYDTLDQNWKGRPPFDKDLVFRVRVKPDGTIAGFQPENQPANEFAKDTPLPQLGKPIDPNAPAEPATSFKVVFRPSGVLQINPWFGVRR is encoded by the coding sequence ATGACGAACGCAATGACGATGCAACGGCAATATAGTCTGCCGAACTGCACGTTGATTTTAGAGGGATTATCCGATACGGGTAGCATGGGACAGGTAGAGATTCGTCCCGTGATGTCGTTGTTGATTAATGCGGAATGTCATCTTCCTGGACAGGAAAAGCCGCTGGTGGGTGGACGAGAATTTTTTGAAAGTTTGGTCACAGCCGTCAGTTTGTATGCTCAAGAATTCTTAAGTGGCATTCATTTACCGCGTCATACGTATAGCGATCGACCTTCCTTTACTCGCTTAGAGCGCCTCGATCGAGCACATCACCGCTTAATTGTCGAAAAAGATCCGAACAATGCCAACAGCGAAGAACGATCGATCGACCTGACAACCGTTCAGCTATTTGATTTGGTAGAAGCGATCGATCAATTCGTTGCCGATACTCAAACGCTCCCGTACTGGTCGCTGAATCTTTCCCCGGTTCCAAAACGGTATGCTCGATCCGGTGAACCATTAGCGAAACAAGTTGTCCCTGCTTCGATCGGGGTTTCAGGATTGGCACTTGCCGCGATCGCATTTTTCTCAATGCCGACGATGCGGGTGAAAACTCCAGAATGTTTAAGCCCTGGTGCGCCTGATTGTCCGGGTGTCGTTTCCAATAATCAAAGTCCTGGAGCCAGTCCGAATCCGACCCCTAGCCCCAGTCCTACAACTTCTCCAACGGCTCAAGCGTCTCCGAGTCCCACAACTTCTCCAGATCTCGCTCAGGTGGAAGCCGCTCTAAATACTGCACCTGCGATTACGGACGCGGCAGAATTGAAAACCTTGAGCGATCGCTTAAGTGACCAAATTCGCCAACGTTGGACTAATCAATCCCAAGTCACCGAAGAGCTAGCCTACCGAGTCGGAGTCGCTCGAAACGGGGATGTGATCGGCTTCAAAGCAGAAACCCCTGCGGCACTCGATCGAGCCAGACAAACTCCATTACTCGATCTGCTCTACATTCCCGCAACTGGCAGTACTCCTTCTTCTGAACCCTTAGCGCAATATCGCGTCGTCTTCAGACCTCAAGGCAATTTTGAAGTCACGCCGATTAGCTCTAATTCTTCTGTCGTTCCTCCCAGTCCAGGCGCGATCGAGAGTTCAGTTGCAAGCCCTTCTCCCAGCCCGGTTGTAAGTTCATCTCCTAACCCTGCTGCCATTGCAGTAACCGGAACCGAATTAACCGATCGAGCTACTGTAGAAGCCTTACAGCCCAAACTCTACGATACGCTTGACCAAAATTGGAAAGGCAGACCCCCCTTTGACAAAGATCTCGTCTTCCGAGTCCGCGTCAAACCCGATGGCACGATCGCAGGATTCCAACCAGAGAATCAACCCGCGAATGAGTTTGCCAAAGACACGCCGCTGCCACAGCTAGGAAAACCGATCGATCCAAACGCCCCCGCTGAACCTGCAACCTCTTTCAAAGTGGTATTCAGACCCAGTGGCGTTCTCCAAATCAATCCCTGGTTTGGTGTTCGACGGTAG
- a CDS encoding death-on-curing family protein (similar to AA sequence:cyanobase_aa:PCC7424_2885) gives MTVFIVALPMPKFIEIADVMRIHDSIIDRYGGASGIRDLDLLDSALAQPQVTFAGELLHPTIWDQAAAYLFHISMNHPFLDGNKRTAFAIADTFLRINGYVLDLTEDEKFEFVIRVVTGNLNKDEIARFLERSSVPI, from the coding sequence ATGACGGTCTTTATCGTCGCCTTGCCGATGCCTAAATTCATCGAGATTGCAGATGTGATGAGAATACATGACAGTATCATCGATCGCTACGGCGGCGCGTCCGGAATTCGCGACCTCGACTTGCTCGACTCTGCGCTTGCTCAACCCCAAGTGACCTTTGCAGGTGAACTGCTCCATCCAACGATTTGGGATCAAGCCGCCGCGTACTTGTTTCACATCTCGATGAACCACCCATTTCTAGACGGAAATAAGCGAACTGCCTTTGCCATCGCAGACACCTTTCTCAGAATCAACGGATACGTACTGGATCTCACAGAGGATGAGAAATTTGAATTCGTCATTCGCGTTGTGACTGGTAATCTCAATAAAGACGAGATTGCAAGGTTCCTGGAGCGATCGTCTGTGCCGATCTAA
- a CDS encoding PsbP (similar to AA sequence:cyanobase_aa:LBDG_01140): MLKRFVAVMLIVLALGLQGCVSGVGGLKSFIDSTDGYRFLYPNGWLPVKVANGPDVVFHDIIKQTENISMVINPVPGKKKLADLGTPTEVGYQLGKSAIAPPDSGRTAELINADSREIADRTYYLLEYLVTLPNQEKRHNLASAIVYRGKLYTLNASTSEERWEKMSPVLTKSVKSFMVD, from the coding sequence ATGCTCAAACGATTCGTTGCAGTAATGCTGATTGTGCTGGCACTGGGGTTACAAGGCTGTGTTTCTGGGGTCGGTGGACTCAAGAGTTTTATCGATAGTACAGATGGCTATCGATTTTTATATCCAAATGGTTGGCTGCCTGTGAAAGTGGCAAATGGTCCTGATGTAGTGTTTCACGACATTATCAAGCAGACCGAGAACATTAGTATGGTGATCAATCCGGTTCCAGGGAAGAAGAAACTGGCGGATTTGGGAACGCCCACGGAAGTCGGATATCAATTGGGTAAAAGCGCGATCGCTCCTCCTGATTCCGGTCGAACGGCTGAATTGATCAACGCTGATTCGCGTGAAATTGCCGATCGTACTTATTACTTGCTCGAATATCTGGTGACTTTGCCGAATCAAGAAAAGCGGCACAATTTAGCGAGTGCGATCGTCTATCGTGGCAAGTTGTATACGCTGAATGCTTCGACCTCTGAGGAGCGCTGGGAAAAGATGTCTCCGGTTCTGACGAAATCAGTGAAGTCGTTCATGGTGGATTAG
- a CDS encoding hypothetical protein (hypothetical protein L8106_09456;~similar to AA sequence:cyanobase_aa:LBDG_01170): MEQDLLPTEVILTHPRQSLGNVQLDWSPQPGAYFDLEGQTYAVLERRHRYQLKSGRYRLHKIALYVQTAQHPIERSLVEGRWILGDATCEFNARSEIMRCAVNPDGPCEGCRHYRSKG; this comes from the coding sequence ATGGAGCAAGACTTACTCCCCACAGAGGTGATTCTGACCCATCCTCGTCAATCTCTCGGCAATGTCCAGCTCGACTGGTCGCCCCAACCGGGAGCCTATTTTGATCTGGAGGGTCAGACCTATGCCGTTTTAGAGCGTCGTCACCGTTATCAACTTAAATCCGGGCGCTACCGTTTACACAAAATTGCGCTCTACGTTCAAACTGCTCAACACCCGATCGAACGTTCTTTAGTCGAGGGACGCTGGATTTTGGGTGATGCCACTTGTGAATTCAATGCGCGATCGGAAATTATGCGCTGTGCAGTCAATCCGGATGGTCCCTGTGAAGGCTGTCGGCATTACCGCTCAAAGGGATAA